The DNA region TGGGGATGTGGtaagagttatttttaaatgaacaggcCTTGAAGGCACTGTCATGAAAGAAAATCCTGGGGGATGTGGTGGCTGGGTGAGGTAGGTATGAGCATGTGCTCTTAATGAACAGCCTGGCCAATTCTGACTCATTCATCACTGCCCTCTCTTTCCGGCCAGGTGTTCTTTGTGGAATCTGTGTGTGATGATCCTGATGTCATCGCTGCCAACATCCTGGTGGGTGACACCCCTGTATACCACCACCTCTTTTTCCTTTGTGCCTGGTGTGTATGTGGAGGGGGGGGGACGGTAGGAGGGGAGAGTCTACTGggtaatgaaagaaagaaatagacatgTTTAACATCACTGACTGATCTGTTTGATCTGCCAGAGCACCGTTCTGTACTTCCACACTCTTGGGAGAGGAAACAGGCTTTGAGGAATAAAATAAGTATTAGCTGTTGAATGGAGACCAGGACTTAGACTGGCCCCGTGTTCTGGGTGTTAGCTGGATACAAAGGCCTAGGTGTCTTCTTAGAATAGACCAAACTCTCATGGTCTGTCAGGGCCACTTTCTAGGAAGGTCATCCGCCCAGCATTTGTCTAATGGTCAGAGTATAAACCAGTGCCCATTTGATGGGTTGTGCTGTGCCAAGTAGACATCCATGCATGGTATCAAGATGGTGCTCTCCCAGCAACGTGGGCACTTGGGATCGTCTAAGGAAGAGGCGTCTGGTCCAAGTCAGGCATGCGTCCAATCACGCATCTTATTCTAAATGGTCATAGGGAGAAATGGAAGCACATTCTGTCTTCCCAAGGAGGTGCATGAAGGGATCGGGGCCCAGGAGCAGCTTCCGCTGCACGACTGCCGGCTGTCCTTCAGCCAAGGGCAAGCACATGACTCCCCAGTTGTCTTGCCCTTCTGGGTTGCCAGGATCATAGGACAGAGTGGGGGTGGTGCTCAGTGAGTGGGGATTGCCAGCGCTGCAGTGAAAGGCCACTGCTGTGgacttccttttctttatttagcAGTGGCTGTTTGCAGCAGGGCCAGTGAGGACAGACCTCTGACCAGGTCCTGCTCTTCTGTGATTCCAGGAAGTAAAGGTGTCCAGCCCTGACTACCCTGAAAGGAACAGGGAGAATGTGATGGAGGACTTCCTAAAGAGAATTGAGTGCTACAAAGTCACCTATCAGCCCCTTGACCCAGACAACTATGACAAGTAAGGTTTGAGGCCACGGTTTAAAGAGCATGAATACGGATCTCATTTGAGAAAagagcctttctctctctctgttcccaaACTCCCTTCTGCCATTCCAGACCCTTGTATCTCTTCAGAGAAGCAAGGTATGGATTTGTGGCTTCTATGTGGGTTGCATCTTACCCTTGTACActgaagtgttttgtttttacgATCATcaattcttcctctctctcctctagagcaggggcggggaacctttttcctgccaatgGCCATTTGGGTGTTTATAACATAattctcgggccatacaaaattatcaacttaaaaattagtctgctatatttggtcagacattgaattaactcacctctaatgctttggcagggccggaccaagTGATTGTGTGGGCCTtgtacggcctgcgggccagacgttccccatctCTGCTCTAGAGCAAGATTTCTCAGCCTCCACATTGTTGGCATTTTGAAGTAGATAATTCTGTGTAGCTgtcttgtgcattgtaggatataTAGCAGCATCCCTGCCTCTGCTCACTAGATACCAGTAATAACTTCCAACCTGTGACAGCCTAAAATGTTTCCTGACATTGCCTGGGGAATAAAATCACCCttggttgagaagcactgctctagatCAGTAGTTTAAAACAAGGGTAATGTAGGGTACCCCTTAGAGATACGTCATCAGCTTTTGATCAATTTtaaaagtgtatgtgtgtgtacatatatgttaaataatatatattaatacatatacatacatatattacatatataacaacacatatacaatataaaacaatgtgtatgttatatgcatgtgtatatgcatgtaaTGTATATGTAATATGTATCTTGTTTACATATAACAGATAACATTTAGGTATATAAATTAAACACGAAGTTCTTAGGAACATGCCTGGCTTAGTGAAATGTCTGGTCATGGCTAGCTGTCGTTACTATGGCAGCATCTATCAGCAAAGTGGAGTACAATACACGTTAACTTGATGTGTGTGAGGTATAGGAGCCatagcaaaaggtcaagttcatgTTGAAGAAAGATGTGTGCACATGGAAACTCGTGAGGACTTGGAGTGCTAAATACAAtagaatatacagatgatgtattgtagaattgtaaacctgaaacctatatgattttattaaccagtgtcaccccagtaaattaaaaaaaacacacaaaaaaaacccctgtgAGAATGTGGCCTTTGAAAAGGCACGCAGTCAGCAGTTTCCAGTTCTAGCCCAATAAGAATACAGCCCTGCAGCCAAGCAAATGAGACAAGTGTGCGTAACCACTGCTGAATCACTTCACTGGTCTGCTGTGGAGTCTTTCAGTTCCTCAAGGGGTTGCCCGGAATGTTAGTATTTGcaggtgttctttttttttttttttatatattttattgcttttttacagagaggaagggagagagatagagagttagaaacatcgttgagagagaaacatcgatcagctgcctcctgcacatcccccactggggatatgcctgcaacccaggtacatgcccttgaccggaatcgaacccgggacctttcagtccgcaagccgacgctctatccactgagccaaaccggtttcggctgcaggTGTTCTTTATAAGAGGTTGCAAACCACCGCCTTCGATATGGCCTAATAGTATATTCTTTAGTTACCTCCAAAGTCCTACATAGAACACAttctggaagtgtgtgtgtgtgtgtgtgtgtgtgtgtgtgtttatagatGTTATCTCTGGTGGTAGGCTTATGgtacattgatttttatttgcatcaatgtacctttaaaaaaattttttttggaataagcattatttttataatgaggtAATTCCATGGTGGCCACAAAGCGACTGTCCACGGAAGTGCCTTTGAGAGAAGATTGATGTAGGTAGATGCCAGGAATGCACAGAGGTTTCTCTGGTtctgcttctcctgcctccccctcaccGCTGGTGATGCTGTACTCTGGCCAGGTCTCGACCCCTCAGATGGGAGGCTGTGCTTCTCACCCAAATTCAAGGTTAGCAAAACCTTCAGGTCACCTAGTGTAGCCCCTCACGGGAGCCTGAGTTCTGCCGATCACATTTATTTCATGGCATAGTGTAGGCGCTGAGGGACTGACCAGGAGTTCGGGAGATTGTACTTTGTCTCGGTTCTGGGGCGTAAGCCAGCTCTTACCATTCAGCCGGGCGGGGCTCTgacaggggaggaggagagctgcAGTGAGTCTGTGAGTAACGCTGACATCCTTTCCCCTGCCACCCTTATCCTCAGATTTTTATACTCAGGGGATGTTTTTTCCCCTTCTGTCCCAGGGATCTTTCTTTCATCAAGGTGATCAACGTGGGCCAGCGGTTTCTAGTGAACAGAGTCCAGGACTACATTCAGAGCAAGATAGTCTACTACCTCATGAATATCCACGTCTATCCCCGCACCATTTACCTTTGCCGGCACGGGGAGAGCGAGTTCAACCTCCTGGGGAAGATTGGGGGCGACTCTGGCCTCTCAGTGCGGGGCAAACAGGTGAGCAGTTAGCCCGCAGGCTGGGTTTCCCAGGCTTAGAATTAGAGGGCGTAGTGGAGGTCATCTCTGTTATCCCCTTAATTCTTCCTAAACCCCATTGAGGCTTAGGTTTCAGGTGGTCCAGCAAGGGCTAAAGGTTTTCCTTGTCCACTGATTCTAGCTCCGTAGTGAAGGGTGGATAGCTTGGAACCATTCGTGCTGTGGTCCTTCAGCCATCGGTTATCGGGCACAGCCTGTGTGCTTGGCAGAGACCAGGGCACCTCAGCGGAGCTCCTTTCCTCTTGGGTTTATCGCACGGAGCACCTTTCCGATTTTGACTGCGGTCACGCACGGCGCCCTCCTCGGCCGAGTCAgcaggtgtatgtgtgtgtccgtGTTTCCTCTCTTTAAACTTTCATTTCAAACCCCAGTTTGCCCAAGCTCTCAGGAAGTTTCTGGAGGAACAGGAGATAGCAGATCTCAAGGTGTGGACGAGCCAGCTGAAGAGGACTATCCAGACTGCGGAGTCGCTGGGGGTGACCTACGAGCAGTGGAAGATTCTGAATGAGATTGACGCTGTGAGTGGGCAGCGCGGGTGGCCGGGAGAGCCTCTGATTCAGGCAGGCGCTCTCAGAGGCCACCATCGGGGCAGTTTCACCTCACATCTAGagcggtgatggcgaaccttttgagctcggcgtgtcagcattttgaaaaaccctaacttaactctggtgccgtgtcacatatagaaattttttgatatttgcaaccatagtaaaacaaagatttatatttttgatatttattttatatatttaaatgccattaacaaagaaaaatcaaccaaaaaaatgagttcgcgtgtcacctctgacacgcctgtcataggttcgccatcactggtctagaaccaCCAAGTAGAGACATTGCAGAAGCTAACACTGTGGCTggtgtggggaggaaggaggaacagTTCTACCCCTAATTAGGGCTTCCTGCTGCTAGAACACCTGTGCCAGGAATGGCACTCCAGCCAATTTGGGGGCACCTGGGAGTTCCATTTGGTACCTCGGTATATTTTCTTCCTGGGAAAAAGAAATAGCTAACAGCTCTTTTCTTTAATGTCTACTTAGATCATTTGGCCAGCCATTCTAAAAAAAGTCCTTTCCGTTTGTTTCCTTGGCTTTCTCTGTCCTTGAGCACAAAAGTAGGCAATCCTTTTTCTTTGCTCCCTCTGCACCCTTCTATGCCTTCTGCACGAATTCTGCAGTCCCTTCCGCTGCCTCTCCTTCCCTGCTTCCTGTTCCTTTTATCCCGCTGACTCTTCTCGACCTTTAGATTCCCCACAGTAGTAGGAGAAAGTGGCAGCTTACGCTAGAGAAGCCGCCTCCTCTCCGCAGTGGCCCTGACCCCGCCCGTCCCAGACACCCTGGCCAGGCAGTTGTAGGACGTGCAAGCAcccggcacagtgcctggcacgtagtaagAAACTAGCGTTCCTCAGTGTCGTCTGCCTTCGTTGTGTGGGGCTGTGTGGGCCAGTGTACCTCcgaaagccagtgtggctccttGCAGGGCGTGTGCGAGGAGATGACCTACGCAGAGATTGAGAAGCAGTACCCAGAGGAGTTCGCACTTCGGGATCAAGAGAAATATCTGTATCGCTATCCTAGCGGGGAGGTGAGATTCCCTCATGTGGCGCCACTGCCCCGCCCTGTGCTGGGAGTTTAGTGTTAATTTGGGGAAGGATTGAATGGATTTGGGGGGATCTAGAAAGGGTACTTGAGGCAGAACTTAGTTTATCCTCCTAACTTAGGGTCCTACTGTCTTTAATTCAGCTTAGGCAGTCAGATGCCTCATTCATTTGTTAAGATCTCTAGGGGAAAGAGCGGCAAGACAAACTGTTGAGTATGTTGTAGAATCAACACCatctttttcactttattttttttcattccactCACTACATCCCATGCCCAGATATGGGCACCAAGTAGATATATGGGCTGTGAATGAAATCCCTGTCAGCTTCAGAGTTTGGGCTGTTTCCTGGTCTAAGTGGCTTCACAGTCTAGGGATGTGTGAGATGAAGGAATTTAACAGTATGACCGAGGTCCAGGGGGCCTCCAGGAGCCCCTTGTTGCCTTATGCTCTGCCCGTTAATCTGGGGAAGAAAAAACCCACGTGCTGAATGCAGATTTTCTCTTCTTGATCTGGAGTTTCCTCTGTCTGAATGTTGCCGTTGAAAGGTCTCAATATTCTTAGGAGCTTCCAAAGCTGGGGAGTTAGCAGGCGACATGCAGTCGCTGAAGCTCTaggagggaagccagctggggaggaaggagcagTGGCCTCTTTACTCTGGACACAGCCTCTGCCTCGGCTGCCAGCTTGCGCCCGGCCTCCTAGCAGCCTGCCCACTTTCCCCCCACAGTCGTACCAGGACCTGGTGCAGCGGCTGGAGCCTGTCATCATGGAGCTGGAGCGCCAGGGCAATGTCCTCGTCATCTCCCACCAGGCTGTCATGCGCTGCCTCCTGGCCTACTTCTTGGATAAGGGCGCAGGTGCCATtgagggaagggctgggaggggacTGGGCTCGGGGTGGCACCAGGATCCATGGCAACTGGGCCTCCCCCTCTTTCACTCAAATTGGAGTGCATTCTTCAGGCACCAGTGTGGGGCGCCCAGCAGCCACCGAGCCAGCTACTGGCTGAATTGACTGCTGGTCCAAAAGCCCCCGGTGGaggggctgctgctgggctgCTCAGTCCTGCTTGGCTCGAGGGCAGCCTCGAGCTAACGCTTCTGGCAGCCTCAGAAAAGCAGTTGGACACTGCCAGCTTGTTACTTTGGCTACAAGGAGGGTGGTACCTTAGAAGCATCTTCATCCTTAGATTTAGGACAGTTTCTGGGTGGAGCTGGAAGGAAGTGCTGGCACTTCCCTTCCCGACCTACCTGACCGGCGGGGAAGCCTGCAGGTGGGCCACGCTCTTTCCTTCCATGGGGTCCTGGCTGCAGCACTTACTCCTGTTTTGTCTGCATGGAGGGATCGAAAATGGGCTTACATCCTTCCTTAGCCACGCAGTTGCTTGGGTGGCTTCTTGGGTGGCTGTCTTGATAACTGTCTGGGGTTCAGGGGAGGAGCTGTATCACTCCAGGTCAAGGTGAAGGNNNNNNNNNNNNNNNNNNNNNNNNNNNNNNNNNNNNNNNNNNNNNNNNNNNNNNNNNNNNNNNNNNNNNNNNNNNNNNNNNNNNNNNNNNNNNNNNNNNNNNNNNNNNNNNNNNNNNNNNNNNNNNNNNNNNNNNNNNNNNNNNNNNNNNNNNNNNNNNNNNNNNNNNNNNNNNNNNNNNNNNNNNNNNNNNNNNNNNNNTGTCTAAAGTGACTGATGTTAgcaagttgggggtggggtggagggggacacAGAAGCCCACTTTCCCCTTTACCTTTGTCTGTTCTGAGTGTGCTTTACTCACCGTGCTTACCTGCctgctttctcccctccctcatcTCCCCATTGGATTGTCCAGTGTGATGCATGTCATTGTCACTGTAGTGTCTGACTAGGGGGGATGGGAAGGTCAGCAAGAGAAATTCTCTCTGCAGGGGGCCCAGATGGACATGGACCTGGGGAGcctttctttctcctgctcccGTTCTCTCAAGCCGGGTCTTGCAAGGGTCcgcctaggccagcggttctcaacctgtgggtcgcaaccccttgggggtcgaaagaccctttcacaggggtcgcctaagaccatcggaaaacacatatataattacatattgtttttgtgattgatcactatgctttcattatgtttaatttgtaacgatgaaattgggggtcaccacaacatgaggaactgtatgaaagggtcgcggcattaggaagttgagaaccactggcctaggctctAGAACATCCACAGATGCTCTGGAGCTAGTAAGTGGATGTAGGGGGAGAGTTCTTGCCTCCTTTCATGAGAAATAGTCTCAAGGCTTTGCTGCCCTGGGGAGAGCTGCCTCTGAGAAAGGGGGGAGTAGCTTGGTTTGCATTTTTCAGGAGCCAGGCATAGGTCTTATGGCAGCTGCGGGGTGAGGGTTAGGAGAGGAGGGCGGTCCCCTGCTGCTGCAGGGCTGTCGCAGGGCCGGCCAGTGTTCTCCAGTGGCTCCCAGCCTCTTTGCCAGCCACTGCCAGCCAGTGACCTCTGGGGCCGTTTAGAAGGACAGTAATCACTGACTCAGGAGTCACCACTGATGTTTGAATTGCTCAAGTCAAAAGGCAGAGAAGAGTTCACCCAGCTGCTTATTATTTTCGAAGCAAAGCACTCCCTTTTAAGTTGAAACATCTCGAGCGGGCTTCGGGACCCTGCGGGGTCTAGCTCTTCGCTGCTTATATTTATTTCCCTATTCCGTTctgtcactttattttttctgtagGGTTACACAGAAAAGGTTTACAGCAGGGATTCTTAGCCCCTTGGTGACTTATGATGCATGCTTCTCCCCCCGAATTTGTATGTAAAACATGAATACGTGGGCATTTTTTCCAAGAAGCAAGTCTAGAGTTCTCaagagatttttaaagagagagatgaCTCCCCATCTTAAAGTTGATCAGTTTGTCCTTTGGAAGTAGCCGGCAAGAGCATAGTAGCTGTTGGCCACGGGGTTTGGGTGACTGAAGGCCTTTCGTCAAGGCTCTTATCCAGGAATCATCCTGAGAACCCCCGTTAGCACTTTGGAAATGTACACATGCCCGGCTCTGCTTTCGGCTCAGTGTTCACTCAGAATCTGTAGGGTTGGGGTCTGCACGTGCCTGTGGTTAAATAGCTTCCCTGTGGGTTCTGGTGCGTTCTCCAGGTTGGAGCTCCGTTCTGTGAAGTTGGGTAAAGGAATACTGGGACAGAGTTCCTCAGACAACGCAGCAACCTAGAGATTCTGCATCTCTCACGGAGCAAGATGAGCAGGCCACAGTACTAAGTGAAGTGATGCCCCCCAAAGCAGGCTGCTGTGTTTTAGAGTTATTCTAGGATCTAGGACCTAGATGGTCCTACTCCCACCTTTAACCACTTACATTGCAGGAACAAATCACTATGTAAATAAGTGTCCTTGGCTGTTAGCTAGGAATTTTAAGCACCTGGAGATAGGCAATGAGATAAAACCTGTAGGTTGAGAAAGATTATCATCAGAGTCCTTTATTCTTCTATCTTGAATAGGACATCACAGGCTGCTTGCCTAGATTCTGCTTGGAATTACCTGCTCTTCCTGCTCAGCCATTTGCATAATGTGTACTTAGTTCTCAGTTTGTGGGGCTTTGGGCTGGGTGGAATGGAGGGTGGAGGAATACATAGAAGTAGAAGAAAAGGTGCTTGCCTTGAAGAAGGTTATATTAGAGACAGggcatataatttataataaatgaGCATTTGTGAAACAGCAACCC from Myotis daubentonii chromosome 18, mMyoDau2.1, whole genome shotgun sequence includes:
- the PFKFB2 gene encoding 6-phosphofructo-2-kinase/fructose-2,6-bisphosphatase 2 isoform X3 yields the protein MSEDTASSSEQNNSSNQTTASNLRLSKKICSWASYMTNSPTLIVMIGLPARGKTYVSKKLTRYLNWIGVPTKVFNLGVYRREAVKSYKSYDFFRHDNEEAMKIRKQCAVVALEDVKAYLTEESGQIAVFDATNTTRERRDMILNFAEENSFKVFFVESVCDDPDVIAANILEVKVSSPDYPERNRENVMEDFLKRIECYKVTYQPLDPDNYDKDLSFIKVINVGQRFLVNRVQDYIQSKIVYYLMNIHVYPRTIYLCRHGESEFNLLGKIGGDSGLSVRGKQFAQALRKFLEEQEIADLKVWTSQLKRTIQTAESLGVTYEQWKILNEIDAGVCEEMTYAEIEKQYPEEFALRDQEKYLYRYPSGESYQDLVQRLEPVIMELERQGNVLVISHQAVMRCLLAYFLDKGAGAIEGRAGRGLGSGWHQDPWQLGLPLFHSNWSAFFRHQCGAPSSHRASYWLN
- the PFKFB2 gene encoding 6-phosphofructo-2-kinase/fructose-2,6-bisphosphatase 2 isoform X1 is translated as MAAANIDSLRLRGDLASPPAGGCHLQTSIGHIRKLSMSTPRPARRGCINRMERQAHVGSVLEMCKLTSPANTSTSALLSCRATMQPTSTVRGNLGTCSLSPSQRRPPRGACVSESSWSPAPWSLRAPIGRRFSPGEDQRGAAMSEDTASSSEQNNSSNQTTASNLRLSKKICSWASYMTNSPTLIVMIGLPARGKTYVSKKLTRYLNWIGVPTKVFNLGVYRREAVKSYKSYDFFRHDNEEAMKIRKQCAVVALEDVKAYLTEESGQIAVFDATNTTRERRDMILNFAEENSFKVFFVESVCDDPDVIAANILEVKVSSPDYPERNRENVMEDFLKRIECYKVTYQPLDPDNYDKDLSFIKVINVGQRFLVNRVQDYIQSKIVYYLMNIHVYPRTIYLCRHGESEFNLLGKIGGDSGLSVRGKQFAQALRKFLEEQEIADLKVWTSQLKRTIQTAESLGVTYEQWKILNEIDAGVCEEMTYAEIEKQYPEEFALRDQEKYLYRYPSGESYQDLVQRLEPVIMELERQGNVLVISHQAVMRCLLAYFLDKGAGAIEGRAGRGLGSGWHQDPWQLGLPLFHSNWSAFFRHQCGAPSSHRASYWLN